AATAGGCATCCTGTGGGACATAAGAGATCAGATTTCTCATTTCCTGAAGTGTATATTCCCCAATTGTTTTGCCAAACAGGCGAATGTCGCCGCTTTTTGCTGGATAATAACCCAGTAATAATTTAATCACCGTGCTTTTTCCACTTCCACTTGCTCCTACAAGTGCAGCCGTTTCTCCCTCTTCAATCGAGAACGAAAAATGATCTAACACTTTAGCGTCGGGATCATATTCAAAAACAACCTGATTCATTTCTAATACCTTGTCCTTTTGATGTGGTAGCTCTTCGGATAAGGCTGAATAACGTTCAGGTTCAATTGGTTCCTGAAGGAGTTCGATTACACGAGAAGCACCTGAAAGAGAGCTTTGTAAGATAGATAAAACCTGTCCCAGGTGAAGAAATCCTAATGTTACTAATAGTTGCTGTTGGATGATCGCTACAAGAGATCCTACACCAATTACATCCTGTGCAACCATAATGATCCCAAATACCAGCATTCCACCAAAGCTTAAAAAGTTAATGAAAAAGTTGGTTCCTTCTAACAAAGCATTTTTGTGTCCTTGTTCAATGGTAGACGCTGTTACCTGTCCATTCATTTCGGTGTAGCGTCGCGTTACGACACGATGCAAATGGAACATTTTAACAATAGGGAGACCTGCTAAAAAATCATTCAATCGTTCCGTCAAAACTCCTTGTTGTTGCTGCGTTTTATCACTTATCTTGCGCACTGATTTAGCAAATCGTGTATTAATATAGAGAGTTACTCCACTAAGAACGACCAGTACGGAGGCAAATCGCCAATCTACTAGAAACATGCCTATCAAAGATCCTACTAAAGAAAATAGAACGATCGCAATCGTCTTCACATGCTCTGAATACGTTCGCTCCATTGTCAGTAAATCATTACTCAATCTGGACATAATATCGCCTGAATGATGCTGTTCATAGTAACGGGATGGAAATCTCCCTACTTGTT
This is a stretch of genomic DNA from Brevibacillus laterosporus DSM 25. It encodes these proteins:
- a CDS encoding ABC transporter ATP-binding protein, which gives rise to MFIKKWLNELVYLLSFMGARKKKYIFGMLGDGFIQAGIVIVLPFVFKDLTDFASGKDTTLLIRAVIMVSGTLLLVSILSPTFSYIYRRTVKEVMADVRLMLFKQVGRFPSRYYEQHHSGDIMSRLSNDLLTMERTYSEHVKTIAIVLFSLVGSLIGMFLVDWRFASVLVVLSGVTLYINTRFAKSVRKISDKTQQQQGVLTERLNDFLAGLPIVKMFHLHRVVTRRYTEMNGQVTASTIEQGHKNALLEGTNFFINFLSFGGMLVFGIIMVAQDVIGVGSLVAIIQQQLLVTLGFLHLGQVLSILQSSLSGASRVIELLQEPIEPERYSALSEELPHQKDKVLEMNQVVFEYDPDAKVLDHFSFSIEEGETAALVGASGSGKSTVIKLLLGYYPAKSGDIRLFGKTIGEYTLQEMRNLISYVPQDAYLFEGTIEENIRYGKLDATHEEIVEATRAAYAHDFIMDMPDGYETRVGERGALLSGGQRQRIAIARAIVKNAPVLLLDEATSALDSGSEYWVQRALAELMKDRTTLIVAHRLSTVEDADMIYVVDQGNVAEHGRHEELLKQNGFYSRLYKMQTSLSEEHEYKASTV